The genomic region TTCCTTTCGATGAGAACGGAATTCCGCAGGAACCGGAGGATTTCCTTACTGGTTTTATTGCCAGCAACGATTCAAGCCAGGTTTATGGTAGACCAGTTGGTGTAACAACGCTTCCTGACGGATCTTTACTTGTGAATGATGACGACGGGAATACAATTTGGAGAGTCTCCGCAGAATAATTAGAAAATTTGAAGAAACTACATTTAGTCCTTGCTTTCTTGCTATTCAGTTCTGCTATAGTAAGTTCACAGAATTTTAGAGCGAAAGTAAAGGACTCCGAATCTGGAGAAATTCTGAATGATGTTACGGTGACTGCTGTAAGATCAGGAAAAATCCAGGTAACAGATAGGAATGGAAATTTCAGTTTTGACGGAATCAGTTTTCCGCTGAAGCTGAAATTTTCATTTATAGGCTATAAGACCACTACTGAAATTTTTGATGCTTCAGAAGAAGTAAAAATTATTGAACTACAGCGAGATATAGATGTTCTGTCTGAAGTTGTTTTACGTAGTTCCAATATTCCGCAGAAATTACTGAAGGAATCAGCTGCGGTGAGTGTACTTTCAGCAGAAGACCTTAAGCGAGTAGATGATTTCAACCTGGTGCAAAATCTCAATTATGTACCCGGCGTTTTCGTAAGTCAGGGTGCGCTGAATACCAATAAGATCGATATTAGAGGAATTGGCGCTCGTGCTCAATACAGTACGAACCGTATCAAAGCTTATTTCAATGGAATTCCACTCACCACTGCTGAAGGTGAACTAACGCTGGACGATTTTGACAATTCGTACCTTGACCGGATTGAGATTTATAAAGGACCGGTTTCTTCCATATTTGGAGCAGGATTAGGAGGTGCCATCAATCTTTATACTCAACGAAACAGGCAGGATCAGCGCTCTGTAGAGACGAGTTTTAGCTACGGAAGTTTTAATACTATGAAAACGGGTGTAAATGTGAACTACGTAGAAGATAGTCTTGACATTGCGATCAATTATAATAAACTGGATAGCGATGGGTATCGTGATAACGGCGCTTACGATCGAAATTCATTCGTTGTAACAGCTGGTTTGCTAAATAAAAAAGGAAATCGCTGGGATCTTTTCTACAATTTCACCAATTTAAAAGCCTTTATTCCCAGTTCTCTGAATCAGGATGATTTCCTGAACTCACCCACAAAGGCTGCTTTCACTTGGGGAAGTGCTGAAGGTTATGAATCTTATGATAAAAATATCCTTGGTTTAGCCTATACCCACAATTTTTCCGAAAGTTGGAAGAATCAAACCACGGTTTTTCTGAATTCCCGGGATGGATATGAACCACGACCGTTTGATATTCTTGATGAAAACAGGAATTCTATTGGTCTGCGAACCAATTTCAATCACGAAACTTCTATCGCCAGTATGCCTGCGAAAATCAGTTTTGGAGCTGAAGGGATGCTGGAGTTCTACGGAGTTCAAACCTACCAGAACTTATATCAGGATTTTGAGGATCAGGGTAGTGTTCAGGGAAACAGTCTAAGTAATAATGAACAGGATCGGAATTATATCAATTTCTTCGGACAGGTTCAACTGGAATTGACCTCGAAATTAACTGCCGATCTTGGAGTGAATTTCAATACTACTTCCTACGATTTACAGGATAATTTTAATCAGGATTCAGAAGATCAGTCCGGGGATTATAGTTTTGATGCAGTGCTTTCTCCTAGACTGGGGTTAAGCTATGAAGCTTTTGCCGGGAAGCATTTTTATGCATCAGCAAGTCATGGTTTTTCTACTCCTACGGTAGCGCAAACCTTGACTCCGGAAGGAAATATCAATACAGATCTTCAAACAGAAACTGGCTGGAACTACGAAATAGGCTTTAAAGGTAACTGGCTCGAAAACAGGTTATATACTCAAATGAATGCTTACTCTATACAAATTCGGGACCTGCTAGTAGCCAGACGAATTGACCAGGATCGCTATGTAGGGGTGAATGCAGGAAAGTCTGATCACTATGGCCTGGAATTTACTTCAGTTTACCAACAACCAATTTCGAATGATGTCTCGTTGAACTTTATGCTGAATGCGAATCTAACCGATTATACATTTGACAAATTCGTGAATCTTGGGGAAAATTATTCTGGAAACGAATTACCAGGTGTTCCGGAATATATGGTGACACCAACAATTGGATTCGATTATAAGGACTTTTCAGCAAATGTAAATTACAAGATGTTTGGAGAAATGGCGTTGGATGATTCAAATTCCGGATTTACTGAAGCTTACGAATTGCTGAATTTCAGAATGAATTATAATACGAAATTAACCAGTTATTTGCAGGCAGGTGCGAGCTTTGGAATCAATAATATTACAGATGAGCTCTATGCTTCAAGTATTGTAACCAACGCGGTAGGTTTTGGAGGTTCTGCCCCACGTTATTATTACCCCGGAATGCCAAGAAATTATTACGCTGGTCTAAATTTAAAACTAAGCCTTTAAGAAGACTGGGTCTTTACGACTTCAGGAACCATAAATTCATAACTTCCACCGTGACGCATCACTTCTCTAACGACGGTGGAAGAAATATGAGCGAGACCAGAACTGGATATTAAAAATATGGTCTCAATACCCGCCATTTTGTAATTCGTTTGACCAATCGCTTTTTCAAATTCGAGATCCTGGGCATTACGCAAACCTCTCAAAATAAATTCTGAATCTTTGGATTTGCAGTAGTCTACGGTAAGTCCGCTGTAAGTTTCTACGAGTATTTTTGCTTCGTCTTTGTAAGTTTCTTTTAGAAAATGCAATCTTTCTTCCAGGCTGAACATATACTTTTTACTGGAATTTGTGCCTATAGCCAGAATGATCTTGTCAAAAAGAGGCAATGCTCTATCGATAATATCTGTATGACCTAAGGTTAGCGGGTCAAAACTACCTGGGAAAACTGCTATTTTCATAATTCGCGATTTGATTTCTATTGATTCAATGCTGCTTCCACGGCACTTCCAAATAGATCTTTTAATGTAATTCCTGCTTTTTCGGCTTGTTGAGGTAAAATACTTGCCTGGCTAATTCCAGGATTAGTATTCATTTCTATAAAATGTGGTTCTCCATCATGAAAGATAAATTCTGATCTTGAAAAACCTTTCATCTTCAGTCTACGATAGATCATTTTGGCAATTTCCTGTACTTTCAAAGTATCTTCTTCGGAAATTCTAGCTGGTGTAATTTCCTGGGATTTCCCGAGGTATTTGGCCTCATAATCGAAAAACTCCCCATCTGGAACGATTTCAGTAACCGGCAAAGCGACAATTTCGCCTTTGTACATGATCACGCCAACAGAGACTTCAGTTCCATCCAGAAATGATTCAATAATCGCCTCATCATCTTCAGTAAAAGCAGTTTTTGCCGCAGAAACTATTTCTTCTTCGGTCTTAACTTTAGTTACCCCAAAACTACTTCCCGCACGATTTGCCTTCACGAAACATGGAAGACCAACGCGATCTACGATAGCCTTTGTGTCGATATCCTCGCCTTTATTCAGGAAATAGTTTGTGGCAGTTTTGACTCCGTAAGGTCTTAATACCGAAATAAGATCCCGTTTGTTGAAGGTCAATGCCGACTGGTAGTAGTCACAACTAGTTTGCGGTACTCCAATAAGCTCTAAATATGCCTGAAGTAGTCCGTTTTCTCCCGGTGTACCATGAATCGTATTAAAAACGCAGTCAAAACTAATAACCTTGTCATCTATAGTGACTGTAAAGTTGCTTTTATTGATTGGATAGGGGGTGTCATCTTCTGTTACCACGAACCATTCGCTTTGCAGAATATGAACACGGTATGGCTCGTAAAGGTCACGATCAAGATTTTTATAAACGATGTTACCACTGTTTATCGAAATGCGGTATTCACTGGAATAACCGCCCATAGCGATGGCGATAGTTTTCTTCATATTCAATATTTCCGGTTTGAAGTCGTTAAACAAAAATATCACTTAATAGGGCAGTCACCAAAACCAAAGGGTTTTATATCTTTGTCCATTATCATGAAACTATGGGATTTTTTCGATTTATTTTCAGCAAGACCTTTTTAATTCAATTGGTGCTTGCCGGTATTGTATTGGTTGTACTTGCTTTTCTGGCTATGCAATGGCTGGATTACTCCACGAACCAGGATCAGCGGATCGAAGTTCCCGACCTCGCCAAGATGAATCTTGATATTGTGGAGGATCGCCTGGATGAACTTAATCTTGATTTCGAAATCCTCGATTCTGCGAATTTCAATCCGGATTTCCCGAGGTATTCTGTAATAGAACAAGCACCTGCACCGGGTAAATTTGTAAAGGAAGACCGTAAGATCTATTTAACCCTGAATCCTTCCGGATATCGTAAAGTTGAAATTCCAGAGAATTTGATCAGAAAAACCCGCAGACAGGTAGAACCAACCTTAAGATCTTTAGGTTTTGAGATTGGTGATGTTAGCTACAAGCCAGACATTGCTGAAGATGCTGTGCTGGAAATTAGACATAAAGGTAAGCTGGTGGAAGCTGGTGAAAAATTAATGAAAACTTCTGTATTAGACCTTGTATTGGGCGATGGTAGTGGAAGATATAGAGAACTTGAAGACGATAGTCTGGATGTTCAACAGGAAACTGAAAGCGAAGTAGATGAATTCTAATATAGATCAGAACGACGAAATTGAAGATAATGACCAGAATGAAAGTCTTTATGAACATCATAAGTTCGTAGCAGATTCCGGTCAAAAACCGTTAAGAGTAGATAAATTCCTGATGAATTTCATCGAGAATGCTACCCGTAATAAAATTCAGAAGTCGGCCAAGAGCGGAAACATCTATGTAAATGGGGAAACCGTAAAGCAAAATTTTAAGGTAAAAGCTGGAGACACCGTGCAGGTGATGTTCGAGCACCCTCCTTACGAATACTTACTGGTGCCTGAAGATATTCCACTTGATATTGAGTATGAAGATGATACGCTGCTGGTAGTTAATAAACCTCCCGGAATGGTAGTACATCCCGGTCATGGTAACTATAGTGGGACTCTTATCAACGCACTTGTACATCACTTTGATAATTTACCAAATAATAGTAGTGATCGCCCGGGATTGGTTCACAGGATCGATAAGGATACGAGCGGCCTACTGGTGATCGCCAAGACCGAAGAAGCGATGGCTCACCTGTCAAAGCAATTTTTTGACAAGACGAGCGAAAGAGAATATATAGCGATCGTCTGGGGGAATATAGAGGAAGATGAAGGAACAATAGAGGGAAATATTGGAAGAAACCCAAAGAATAGATTGCAGAACTTAGTTTACGTAGGAGACCTTGCAGAAGAAGGAAAACCAGCGGTAACGCATTTTAAAGTGATTGAAAGACTGGGATATGTAACCTTAGTTTCATGTAAACTGGAAACTGGTAGAACCCACCAGATACGGGTTCATATGAAATATATTGGACATACGCTTTTTAATGATGAGCGCTATGGAGGAGATAGGATCCTTAAGGGTACAACATTTACCAAGTACAAACAGTTTGTAGATAATTGTTTCAAGATACTACCAAGGCAGGCCTTGCATGCAAAAACTTTAGGTTTCACACATCCAAAAACTGGAAAATGGATGAGTTTCAATACTGAAATACCTGAAGATATTCAAAATTGCGTGGATAAGTGGAGATCTTATGCCAAAAGTCAGATTGAGAATCTTTAACATAAAAGCTCTCTATTGATCCATCGATAACTAATTTTAATAGGTTTCAGAAATTTTAGTGATTCGGCTTATATTTGGGAAAAACAGGAAAATGAAAATTGTTGTTTCCCCAGCTAAAAGTCTGGATTACGATTCAAAACTACCCAGCGATCGAGGTACACAGCCACAATTTCTGGAAACTACCGCTAAACTGAATAGAAAGTTATCTCGCCAAACTAAGTCAGATCTTTCAGAATTAATGAGCATTAGCGATAAACTGGCTGACCTGAATTATACGAGGTACCAGGAATTCGAAGAAGATCACACCAAAAAGAATTCAAGACCGGCGATGTATGCGTTCAATGGGGATGTATACACAGGTTTGGAGGCGTATACAATTCCTACAGATAAACTTGATAAACTTCAGGATACCTTAAGAATTCTTTCCGGGATGTATGGGATCTTAAGACCATTAGATTTAATGCAGCCTTACAGGCTGGAAATGGGTACTTCTATTGGAATCGAAAGAAAAGATAATCTTTATGAAGTCTGGAAAGAAAAGATCACGCAATCCCTCAATGATGAGTTGAAAGAAAATGAGTTGTTTCTTAATCTTGCCAGTAATGAATATTTCAAGGCAGTTGATACGAAACAACTAAAAGTTCCGGTTATTTCACCAGTTTTCAAGGATTACAAAAACGGTAAGCTCAAAATCATTAGCTTCTATGCGAAGAAAGCACGTGGTTCTATGGTAAGATATATCATCGACAAGGAT from Christiangramia sp. OXR-203 harbors:
- a CDS encoding TonB-dependent receptor domain-containing protein, with the translated sequence MKKLHLVLAFLLFSSAIVSSQNFRAKVKDSESGEILNDVTVTAVRSGKIQVTDRNGNFSFDGISFPLKLKFSFIGYKTTTEIFDASEEVKIIELQRDIDVLSEVVLRSSNIPQKLLKESAAVSVLSAEDLKRVDDFNLVQNLNYVPGVFVSQGALNTNKIDIRGIGARAQYSTNRIKAYFNGIPLTTAEGELTLDDFDNSYLDRIEIYKGPVSSIFGAGLGGAINLYTQRNRQDQRSVETSFSYGSFNTMKTGVNVNYVEDSLDIAINYNKLDSDGYRDNGAYDRNSFVVTAGLLNKKGNRWDLFYNFTNLKAFIPSSLNQDDFLNSPTKAAFTWGSAEGYESYDKNILGLAYTHNFSESWKNQTTVFLNSRDGYEPRPFDILDENRNSIGLRTNFNHETSIASMPAKISFGAEGMLEFYGVQTYQNLYQDFEDQGSVQGNSLSNNEQDRNYINFFGQVQLELTSKLTADLGVNFNTTSYDLQDNFNQDSEDQSGDYSFDAVLSPRLGLSYEAFAGKHFYASASHGFSTPTVAQTLTPEGNINTDLQTETGWNYEIGFKGNWLENRLYTQMNAYSIQIRDLLVARRIDQDRYVGVNAGKSDHYGLEFTSVYQQPISNDVSLNFMLNANLTDYTFDKFVNLGENYSGNELPGVPEYMVTPTIGFDYKDFSANVNYKMFGEMALDDSNSGFTEAYELLNFRMNYNTKLTSYLQAGASFGINNITDELYASSIVTNAVGFGGSAPRYYYPGMPRNYYAGLNLKLSL
- the coaD gene encoding pantetheine-phosphate adenylyltransferase, which translates into the protein MKIAVFPGSFDPLTLGHTDIIDRALPLFDKIILAIGTNSSKKYMFSLEERLHFLKETYKDEAKILVETYSGLTVDYCKSKDSEFILRGLRNAQDLEFEKAIGQTNYKMAGIETIFLISSSGLAHISSTVVREVMRHGGSYEFMVPEVVKTQSS
- a CDS encoding D-alanine--D-alanine ligase; translation: MKKTIAIAMGGYSSEYRISINSGNIVYKNLDRDLYEPYRVHILQSEWFVVTEDDTPYPINKSNFTVTIDDKVISFDCVFNTIHGTPGENGLLQAYLELIGVPQTSCDYYQSALTFNKRDLISVLRPYGVKTATNYFLNKGEDIDTKAIVDRVGLPCFVKANRAGSSFGVTKVKTEEEIVSAAKTAFTEDDEAIIESFLDGTEVSVGVIMYKGEIVALPVTEIVPDGEFFDYEAKYLGKSQEITPARISEEDTLKVQEIAKMIYRRLKMKGFSRSEFIFHDGEPHFIEMNTNPGISQASILPQQAEKAGITLKDLFGSAVEAALNQ
- a CDS encoding PASTA domain-containing protein; this translates as MGFFRFIFSKTFLIQLVLAGIVLVVLAFLAMQWLDYSTNQDQRIEVPDLAKMNLDIVEDRLDELNLDFEILDSANFNPDFPRYSVIEQAPAPGKFVKEDRKIYLTLNPSGYRKVEIPENLIRKTRRQVEPTLRSLGFEIGDVSYKPDIAEDAVLEIRHKGKLVEAGEKLMKTSVLDLVLGDGSGRYRELEDDSLDVQQETESEVDEF
- a CDS encoding RluA family pseudouridine synthase, with product MNSNIDQNDEIEDNDQNESLYEHHKFVADSGQKPLRVDKFLMNFIENATRNKIQKSAKSGNIYVNGETVKQNFKVKAGDTVQVMFEHPPYEYLLVPEDIPLDIEYEDDTLLVVNKPPGMVVHPGHGNYSGTLINALVHHFDNLPNNSSDRPGLVHRIDKDTSGLLVIAKTEEAMAHLSKQFFDKTSEREYIAIVWGNIEEDEGTIEGNIGRNPKNRLQNLVYVGDLAEEGKPAVTHFKVIERLGYVTLVSCKLETGRTHQIRVHMKYIGHTLFNDERYGGDRILKGTTFTKYKQFVDNCFKILPRQALHAKTLGFTHPKTGKWMSFNTEIPEDIQNCVDKWRSYAKSQIENL
- the yaaA gene encoding peroxide stress protein YaaA, which produces MKIVVSPAKSLDYDSKLPSDRGTQPQFLETTAKLNRKLSRQTKSDLSELMSISDKLADLNYTRYQEFEEDHTKKNSRPAMYAFNGDVYTGLEAYTIPTDKLDKLQDTLRILSGMYGILRPLDLMQPYRLEMGTSIGIERKDNLYEVWKEKITQSLNDELKENELFLNLASNEYFKAVDTKQLKVPVISPVFKDYKNGKLKIISFYAKKARGSMVRYIIDKDCETLEDIKGFNYEDYRFSEEHTEKEDQPTFIR